From one Helicoverpa zea isolate HzStark_Cry1AcR chromosome 10, ilHelZeax1.1, whole genome shotgun sequence genomic stretch:
- the LOC124633813 gene encoding uncharacterized protein LOC124633813, protein MRYIVLFNMFKLFVFLAFTVATCYGAQGQGVLCGPLPRRLTRCLNMAPAISGEIQEKCHESRTATECERLTCIFREYNLLDGTAVNKDRTNAFLDNYVKQYPVWTTAVQHAKAACLGDVELKPQGIDLNCPIYDTLQCIFASLIKHATPSQWSTTSECQGYRAFAAACPICPEDCFAAQVPIGSCNACLTLPRSA, encoded by the exons ATGAGATATATCGTGTTGTTCAACATGTTTAAATTGTTTGTCTTCCTCGCATTTACTGTAGCG ACCTGCTATGGGGCGCAAGGACAAGGCGTCCTTTGTGGTCCTCTGCCCAGGAGG TTGACCAGATGTCTCAATATGGCGCCTGCAATCAGCGGCGAGATTCAGGAGAAATGCCATGAATCGCGTACTGCCACCGAA TGTGAAAGACTGACGTGCATCTTCCGCGAGTACAACCTACTAGACGGTACTGCAGTCAACAAGGACAGGACAAATGCCTTCCTGGACAACTACGTGAAACAATACCCGGTCTGGACTACGGCTGTCCAGCATGCGAAGGCTGCGTGTTTGGGCGACGTGGAGCTGAAGCCCCAGGGCATTGACCTCAACTGCCCCATCTATGATACCTTGCAGTGTATCTTCGCTAGCCTGATCAAG CACGCGACTCCATCCCAATGGTCTACCACATCGGAGTGTCAGGGGTACCGCGCCTTCGCTGCAGCGTGCCCCATCTGTCCTGAAGACTGCTTCGCGGCCCAGGTGCCAATCGGCTCCTGTAACGCTTGCCTGACGCTGCCACGTAGCGCCTAG
- the LOC124633975 gene encoding uncharacterized protein LOC124633975 → MFKLCVVLAFIVATCYGGTLERTSSTCGQIPRELTACLDLQPAVSPEIQEKCRRSSECERLTCTFREYNLLDGAEVNKERTAAFLDNFVKQYPSWEDAIDIAKSSCLRSSGLKPQGVYLDCPVYDIIQCVFANLVKNALPSQWSSMSQCNHAREFAAACPICPDACFAPLVSIGTCNACSPVRRSS, encoded by the exons atgtttaaattgtGCGTCGTCCTCGCCTTCATTGTTGCG aCATGTTACGGAGGAACTCTAGAGCGTACCTCCTCAACATGTGGACAAATACCCAGAGAA TTAACCGCATGCCTAGACCTGCAGCCAGCTGTCAGTCCCGAGATTCAGGAGAAATGCAGAAGGTCAAGTGAG TGCGAAAGATTGACCTGCACATTCCGGGAATACAACTTGTTGGACGGTGCAGAAGTTAACAAGGAGAGGACGGCGGCGTTTTTGGACAACTTTGTGAAGCAATACCCGAGTTGGGAGGATGCTATCGATATTGCGAAGAGCTCTTGTCTGCGTTCCAGCGGCCTGAAGCCACAGGGAGTGTACCTGGACTGCCCGGTTTATGACATCATACAGTGTGTGTTCGCGAACTTAGTCAAG AACGCCCTCCCATCCCAGTGGTCCAGCATGTCTCAATGTAACCACGCTCGCGAGTTCGCAGCGGCCTGCCCCATCTGCCCAGACGCCTGCTTCGCGCCTTTAGTGTCCATCGGCACATGCAACGCCTGCTCGCCTGTGCGTCGCAGCTCctaa
- the LOC124633824 gene encoding uncharacterized protein LOC124633824 isoform X1, giving the protein MFKLCVFFVLSVASCYGAPDRSIACGQIPANMNRCLVLPPGVSHNIWQKCATTQGECERLTCTFREYNLLDGEVINRERATAFFGNYAKENPVFTAAIEHVKTECLGSTPLEPRGINLNCPVYDVLHCIYANLIKHADPSQWTTSAECKRARAFAASCPICPDECFADNVPAGACNAC; this is encoded by the exons ATGTTTAAACTGTGCGTCTTTTTCGTGTTGTCTGTTGCG tCATGTTATGGAGCGCCAGACCGCAGCATTGCTTGTGGCCAAATTCCCGCAAAT atgAACAGGTGTTTAGTTCTGCCACCTGGCGTAAGTCACAACATTTGGCAGAAATGTGCAACCACACAGGGTGAG TGCGAAAGACTGACCTGCACATTCCGTGAATACAATCTACTGGACGGTGAAGTTATCAACAGGGAGAGAGCCACAGCTTTCTTCGGAAACTATGCGAAGGAGAACCCGGTGTTCACGGCGGCTATAGAACATGTGAAGACTGAATGTCTTGGCAGTACCCCCCTGGAGCCACGAGGAATCAACCTCAACTGTCCTGTGTATGATGTCCTGCATTGCATTTACGCGAATCTGATTAAG CACGCGGATCCTTCCCAGTGGACTACGTCGGCGGAGTGCAAGCGCGCGCGCGCGTTCGCTGCATCGTGCCCCATCTGTCCTGACGAGTGCTTCGCGGATAACGTGCCCGCCGGCGCCTGCAATGCTTGCTAG
- the LOC124633824 gene encoding uncharacterized protein LOC124633824 isoform X2, translating into MNRCLVLPPGVSHNIWQKCATTQGECERLTCTFREYNLLDGEVINRERATAFFGNYAKENPVFTAAIEHVKTECLGSTPLEPRGINLNCPVYDVLHCIYANLIKHADPSQWTTSAECKRARAFAASCPICPDECFADNVPAGACNAC; encoded by the exons atgAACAGGTGTTTAGTTCTGCCACCTGGCGTAAGTCACAACATTTGGCAGAAATGTGCAACCACACAGGGTGAG TGCGAAAGACTGACCTGCACATTCCGTGAATACAATCTACTGGACGGTGAAGTTATCAACAGGGAGAGAGCCACAGCTTTCTTCGGAAACTATGCGAAGGAGAACCCGGTGTTCACGGCGGCTATAGAACATGTGAAGACTGAATGTCTTGGCAGTACCCCCCTGGAGCCACGAGGAATCAACCTCAACTGTCCTGTGTATGATGTCCTGCATTGCATTTACGCGAATCTGATTAAG CACGCGGATCCTTCCCAGTGGACTACGTCGGCGGAGTGCAAGCGCGCGCGCGCGTTCGCTGCATCGTGCCCCATCTGTCCTGACGAGTGCTTCGCGGATAACGTGCCCGCCGGCGCCTGCAATGCTTGCTAG